A section of the Roseomonas marmotae genome encodes:
- the tnpC gene encoding IS66 family transposase, with amino-acid sequence MTAADDTNGADAEVVLLRAALAAAEARIAALEGMLHALNRARFGQSAERIDPGQLVLALGRDVPPPPPANDAPGEDGPRGRPSARRNRGALPPHLERVERVLEPASRTCSCCGSDMRVIGEDRSERLDVVPARLRVLVTVRPRLACRGCVGGVHQAPAPEHAVTRGLPTEALLAHVLVSKYGDGLPLYRQVAILRRSGVRLDRSTLCDWVGAACWWLRPLYERVLEHVRKQGRVFADDTPLPTLERGRGRTRKGALWAYAVDDRPWLGRAPPAVAYAYAPDRKGARPAAHLGRFRGVLQVDGYDGFKAMRRERRDGSVTLAFCWAHLRRRFFEVHAGTKSPIAAEALLRIGELYRIEREIRGRSAEQRRAIRRERSAPLVAALEIWLRAQLDRLSQGSKLAGDIRYGLRHWGGLVRFLEDGRLEMDTNTVERQIRPVAVTRKAALFAGSEAGGANWAIATTLIRTALMNDVEPEAWLTDVLQRMVRGDVRSNGLDALLPWTWGRDTAAAA; translated from the coding sequence GTGACAGCAGCCGATGACACGAACGGGGCGGACGCGGAGGTGGTTCTCCTGCGCGCTGCGCTGGCTGCCGCCGAGGCGAGGATCGCGGCACTCGAGGGCATGCTCCACGCGCTCAACCGCGCACGCTTCGGCCAGAGTGCCGAGCGCATCGATCCCGGCCAGCTTGTCCTTGCACTTGGCCGCGACGTGCCACCCCCGCCGCCCGCGAACGATGCGCCGGGGGAGGATGGCCCTCGCGGACGCCCATCGGCGCGCCGGAACCGCGGCGCCTTGCCGCCGCACCTCGAGAGAGTGGAGCGCGTGCTGGAACCCGCCAGCCGGACCTGTTCTTGCTGCGGCAGCGACATGCGCGTCATCGGCGAGGACCGGTCAGAGCGGCTCGACGTCGTGCCCGCGAGGCTGCGGGTGCTGGTGACCGTCCGCCCGCGCCTGGCCTGTCGTGGCTGCGTGGGCGGTGTTCATCAGGCGCCTGCCCCGGAGCACGCGGTGACGCGCGGTCTGCCGACCGAGGCGCTGCTGGCGCATGTGCTCGTCTCGAAATACGGCGACGGCCTGCCGCTGTACCGCCAGGTGGCAATCCTCCGCCGCAGCGGGGTGAGGCTCGACCGCTCGACCCTCTGCGACTGGGTCGGGGCAGCTTGTTGGTGGCTCCGGCCTCTCTACGAGCGGGTCCTGGAGCATGTCAGGAAACAGGGACGGGTGTTCGCCGACGACACGCCACTTCCCACCCTGGAGCGCGGTCGCGGGCGAACCCGCAAGGGGGCCCTCTGGGCCTATGCCGTCGACGACCGCCCCTGGCTGGGGCGGGCTCCTCCTGCGGTCGCTTATGCCTACGCGCCGGACCGCAAGGGAGCGCGACCCGCTGCTCATCTCGGCCGGTTCCGAGGCGTGCTGCAGGTCGACGGCTATGACGGGTTCAAGGCCATGCGGCGGGAGCGCCGCGACGGCTCGGTGACGCTGGCCTTCTGTTGGGCGCACCTGCGCCGACGGTTCTTTGAGGTCCATGCGGGCACGAAGTCGCCCATCGCCGCCGAGGCCTTGCTGCGTATCGGGGAGCTCTACCGGATCGAGCGCGAGATCCGGGGCCGCTCGGCGGAGCAGCGCCGCGCCATCCGTCGCGAGAGGAGCGCGCCGCTGGTCGCCGCCCTCGAGATCTGGCTGCGGGCGCAGCTGGATCGCCTCAGCCAGGGCTCCAAGCTCGCCGGGGACATCCGCTACGGCCTGCGCCACTGGGGCGGTCTCGTGCGGTTCCTTGAGGACGGCAGGCTGGAGATGGATACAAACACGGTGGAGCGGCAGATCAGGCCCGTGGCCGTCACCCGCAAGGCGGCGCTGTTCGCAGGCAGTGAGGCAGGCGGCGCGAACTGGGCCATCGCGACGACGCTGATCCGGACGGCCCTGATGAATGACGTTGAGCCCGAGGCCTGGCTGACCGACGTGCTGCAGCGGATGGTCCGCGGCGACGTGCGCTCGAACGGGCTTGATGCCCTTCTCCCCTGGACCTGGGGCCGGGACACCGCCGCAGCGGCGTAG